A region of the Fodinicurvata sediminis DSM 21159 genome:
TCGATCTAAAGCCGGTGCTTGCCGAACTTCATGCGGACGTCATTTCCTGCCTTAACGAACTTCGGCGAATCGTGGACGATGCGAGACCAGCGATGCTCGAGTTGTTTGGTTTCGCCGAAGCAGTTGAGCAGTGCATGATTCGCGCGCGAAGCGGCATGGCAAGACCCATACGGCTGCGCTTTGAAGAAGACACCAAGGCTGCCTTCGATCAGATGAACGATGGAGAGCGGACGTTGATTTACCGCATCGTTCAAGAGGGAATTAACAATGCACTCCAGCATAGCCGCGGCCAGACCTTGATTGTGCGCATGTGGCTGGAGAATGGCAGTGGTTGTATCGATATTGAGGATGACGGTATTGGCGGCCTCGACTGGCATTCGCCGCGAGGGGTGAGCCACATGCGGATAAGAGCTGCAATTGTGGGAGCAAGGATCACAGTGACATCAAACAAGAATGGCGGAGGAACGCGACTGCGCCTGGTCGTTCCGCTACCGGATTCCTCAATTGAGATAATTGCGTAGCTTGGTTGCCGCTGTGACCACAGCCCCACTCCTGATCGCGGACGATGACCCCGTATACCGCTCATTTATACGTGATGCGATAAGTGAATGCGGTCTCGGCCTGGTTAATATCCTGGAAGCCACCGATGGCGAGGCTGCGGTAACGCTGGCATTGGAGCATCGACCTGGTTGCATAGTTCTTGACCTGCAGATGCCGCATCTATCAGGTGTGGAAGCGGCGCGCAGGATCTGGGCTGACCAACCTGCCACCCGTATTCTGTTCTGGTCCAATTTTGCCGACGAGGCTTATGTGCGCAGTCTTGCGCGCATTGTGCCATCTGAAGCGAGTTACGGCTATCTGCTGAAATCCACATCACGTGAGCGACTGCGAGTGGCGATCGAAGGAGTGTTCCTTGA
Encoded here:
- a CDS encoding response regulator transcription factor, with amino-acid sequence MVAAVTTAPLLIADDDPVYRSFIRDAISECGLGLVNILEATDGEAAVTLALEHRPGCIVLDLQMPHLSGVEAARRIWADQPATRILFWSNFADEAYVRSLARIVPSEASYGYLLKSTSRERLRVAIEGVFLDGQCIVDRMIRDVQARTEHWLDALTDDEYDTLIDIALGFTDQAIAHRQGLSTRGVQSRLQRLYAKLGVSTGEPGWMGESAGFNPRTRAICVAMLRGLVNPDLLRRANQKLSEPGETSVTPGA